A genomic segment from Triticum dicoccoides isolate Atlit2015 ecotype Zavitan chromosome 1A, WEW_v2.0, whole genome shotgun sequence encodes:
- the LOC119274799 gene encoding silicon efflux transporter LSI3-like: MALASLSKVVLGSAAFAVFWVLAVFPSVPFLPIGRTAGALLGAALMVVFHVISPDDAYASVDLPILGLLFATMVVGGYLKSAGMFGHLGRLLAWRSQGGRDLLCRICVVTALASALFTNDTCCVVLTEFVLELAAERNLPAKPFLLALATSANIGSSATPIGNPQNLVIAFNSKISFVGFLLGILPAMLVGMAVNMVMLLCMYWKDLEGSSPDAVAAEKEMAAVEEGRRPSPATSTTLKSPGRTMLVQSSSLVAGADHESVMVESISTKHRWFIQCSAPQRRMFLKSFAYVVTAGMLVAYMLGLNMSWTAITTAVALIVVDFRDAELCLGKVSYSLLVFFTGMFVTVSGFNKTGLPGAIWKVMEPYSKINHVRGITVLSLIVIVLSNLASNVPTVLLMGDEVAASAATISTAAVTRSWLLLAWVSTVAGNLSLLGSAANLIVCEQARRAPRNAHDLTFWSHVVFGAPSTLVVTAVGIPLIGIINAA; encoded by the exons ATGGCGCTGGCGTCTTTGTCCAAGGTGGTGCTGGGGTCGGCGGCGTTCGCGGTATTCTGGGTGCTGGCCGTGTTCCCGTCGGTCCCTTTCCTGCCGATCGGGCGCACGGCGGGTGCGCTGCTGGGGGCTGCTCTGATGGTCGTCTTCCACGTGATCAGCCCGGACGACGCCTACGCGTCCGTGGACCTCCCCATCCTGGGCCTCCTCTTTGCCACCATGGTCGTCGGCGGCTACCTCAAGAGCGCCGGCATGTTCGGGCACCTTGGCCGGCTGCTGGCGTGGCGGAGCCAGGGCGGGCGCGACCTGCTGTGCCGCATCTGCGTCGTCACGGCCCTCGCCAGCGCGCTCTTCACCAACGACACCTGCTGCGTCGTGCTCACGGAGTTCGTGCTCGAGCTCGCCGCCGAGCGCAACCTCCCTGCGAAGCCGTTCCTGCTGGCGCTGGCCACCAGCGCCAACATCGGGTCCAGCGCCACGCCCATCGGGAACCCGCAGAACCTGGTCATCGCCTTCAACAGTAAGATCTCATTCGTGGGCTTCCTCCTCGGCATCCTGCCGGCCATGCTCGTTGGTATGGCCGTCAACATGGTCATGCTGCTCTGCATGTACTGGAAGGACCTCGAGGGGAGCAGTCCCGACGCGGTGGCCGCCGAGAAGGAGATGGCGGCAGTCGAGGAGGGTCGCCGGCCGTCCCCGGCGACGTCGACGACGCTCAAGAGCCCCGGCCGGACGATGCTGGTCCAGTCCTCGTCGCTGGTCGCCGGCGCCGACCACGAGTCGGTGATGGTGGAGAGCATCTCGACCAAGCACCGGTGGTTCATACAGTGCTCGGCGCCGCAGCGGAGGATGTTCCTCAAGAGCTTCGCGTACGTCGTGACCGCCGGCATGCTGGTCGCCTACATGCTGGGGCTCAACATGTCGTGGACGGCCATCACCACCGCCGTCGCCCTCATCGTGGTGGACTTCCGCGACGCCGAGCTCTGCCTCGGCAAGGTGTCTTACTCGTTGCTGGTTTTCTTCACGGGAATGTTCGTGACCGTGAGCGGGTTCAACAAGACGGGGCTCCCCGGCGCCATCTGGAAAGTCATGGAGCCATACTCCAAGATCAACCACGTGAGGGGCATCACAGTGCTCTCCCTCATCGTCATCGTCCTCTCCAACCTTGCCTCCAACGTACCAACCG TGCTGCTGATGGGTGACGAGGTGGCGGCGTCGGCAGCGACGATCTCGACGGCGGCGGTGACGCGGTCGTGGCTGCTGCTGGCGTGGGTGAGCACGGTGGCGGGTAACCTGTCCCTGCTGGGGTCGGCGGCGAACCTCATCGTGTGCGAGCAGGCACGCCGGGCGCCGCGCAACGCGCACGACCTCACCTTCTGGAGCCACGTCGTCTTCGGCGCGCCGTCCACGCTCGTCGTCACCGCCGTCGGCATACCCCTCATTGGCATCATCAACGCTGCCTAG